Proteins encoded within one genomic window of Funiculus sociatus GB2-C1:
- the gap gene encoding type I glyceraldehyde-3-phosphate dehydrogenase — MMKRVAINGFGRIGRAFFRIAASKGDLEVVAINDVALKSDQAAYLLQYDSVYRRFESEVGYDDKSLIIGDKRINLLAERDPAALPWKESGIDVVIESTGIFRTAEKAGMHLEAGAKKVIISAPAKGAVPTFVFGVNHEKYDAERDNVISAASCTTNCLSPIAKILNDEFGIEKALMTTVHAYTADQRLVDTGHPEEWARGRGAAQNIVPTTTGAAVAVALVLPELKGKLDGMALRVPTATGSVTDLSAVLEKSVTVEEVNDALRKYASGSMQSILKVSEVPLVSSDCVGDPSSAIVNLPSTSVLADNFVKVLAYYDNEWGYTNRLVDLTSYV, encoded by the coding sequence CTGATGAAACGTGTAGCCATCAACGGTTTTGGCAGAATTGGACGAGCCTTCTTTCGCATTGCCGCCTCTAAAGGCGATCTGGAAGTTGTAGCCATCAATGACGTTGCCTTAAAATCAGACCAAGCAGCATATTTACTGCAATACGACTCCGTATATCGACGCTTCGAGAGCGAAGTGGGATATGACGATAAAAGTCTGATAATTGGCGACAAGCGAATTAACCTACTAGCTGAACGAGATCCCGCCGCCCTTCCCTGGAAAGAATCGGGAATTGATGTCGTAATCGAGTCTACTGGCATCTTCCGCACGGCAGAAAAAGCCGGAATGCACTTAGAAGCGGGAGCGAAAAAGGTAATTATCAGCGCCCCTGCTAAAGGTGCAGTTCCTACGTTCGTGTTTGGAGTTAATCACGAAAAATATGATGCTGAGCGAGATAATGTCATTTCAGCTGCCTCTTGTACCACCAATTGCTTATCCCCCATCGCCAAAATTTTAAATGATGAATTTGGCATTGAGAAGGCGCTGATGACTACGGTACACGCTTATACTGCCGACCAGCGTTTAGTAGACACTGGACATCCTGAAGAGTGGGCGCGGGGACGCGGCGCAGCGCAGAATATTGTCCCCACGACTACTGGCGCAGCAGTTGCAGTGGCGTTGGTGTTGCCGGAATTGAAAGGGAAACTTGATGGTATGGCTTTGCGCGTCCCAACCGCGACTGGTTCAGTCACAGACTTGAGTGCAGTATTGGAAAAATCGGTGACGGTGGAGGAAGTTAACGACGCTTTACGCAAGTATGCCAGCGGTTCGATGCAGTCAATTCTCAAGGTGAGTGAGGTGCCTTTGGTGTCTTCCGACTGCGTGGGCGATCCTAGTTCGGCTATTGTGAATTTACCTTCGACTAGCGTCCTTGCCGATAACTTCGTTAAGGTACTGGCATATTACGACAACGAGTGGGGATACACTAACCGCTTGGTAGATTTGACTAGCTACGTGTAG